A region of Toxorhynchites rutilus septentrionalis strain SRP chromosome 1, ASM2978413v1, whole genome shotgun sequence DNA encodes the following proteins:
- the LOC129763268 gene encoding uncharacterized protein K02A2.6-like produces MQGLFRYKRLVFGISCAPEMFQKVLEQILSDCGNVINFIDDIVIAGKTEQEHDASLKQVLDKLRSYGVLLNQSKCVFKLTAIDFLGHRFDRNGMTPSQDKIKAIENFRTPTNSEEVRSFLGLVNYVGAFIPDLATKSFPLRELTKNKTEFKWGVEEQAAFDHLVRAIGSVESLSHFDPKLKTRVVADASPVGLGAVLLQFYEGEPRVVSFASKSLTDTERRYAQTEKEALALVWAVERFQIYLIGVRFELETDHKPLEAIFSPDSSPCLRIERWVLRLQSFNYEVVYRKGKSNIADPLSRLSQSSEAVSFDPDSEVYVRSVLELAAIDLNELETASSNDPELTQLRECLDRGVWNHTSEAIKPYHAFRNELGKVGDLVVRGSRLVIPRDLRQRILQLGHEGHPGRTKMQQRLRHTCWWPGMDEAIIRTVDSCTGCQLVSLPNRPEPMERRKLPVTPWTDIAIDFMGPLPSGDYLLVIVDYFSRYKEIEVLRKITANETAERLERIFVRLGYPQTITLDNGRQFVSDEFDTYCKRKGIHLNKTTPYWPQENGLVERQNRSLIKRLKISQALKRDWKHDMLTYLLMYYSTPHSTTGKTPSELMYGRNIRTKIPTLQDVSTAVPLTDYRDQDQVAKEKGKERENERRRAKPSNIKVGDKVFVKNVLHGNKLTPTFNPAIMTVEAKQGPRVTVRNQETGKVYDRNSSHLKKVVLPEVLVSNRRSGQATTEPSIPDNVEQSDDLPIDGPQKPEETANAEAAAVMQQSGSEDDSANRGRSQRTIRLPRRYNECFMKY; encoded by the exons ATGCAAGGTTTATTCAGATACAAAAGGCTCGTGTTTGGAATATCGTGTGCTCCGGAGATGTTTCAGAAAGTTCTTGAACAAATCTTATCGGACTGTGGGAATGTCATCAATTTCATCGACGATATAGTCATAGCAGGAAAAACGGAGCAAGAGCACGATGCTTCGCTGAAGCAGGTTCTTGATAAGTTGCGATCCTACGGTGTTCTCCTGAACCAATCAAAATGCGTTTTCAAATTGACTGCAATAGATTTTCTGGGTCATCGCTTTGATAGAAACGGCATGACTCCTTCACAAGACAAAATTAAAGCTATCGAAAACTTCAGAACTCCAACCAATTCTGAGGAAGTTCGCAGTTTTCTTGGCTTAGTAAATTACGTAGGGGCTTTCATTCCGGACTTGGCTACGAAGTCGTTTCCACTCCGGGAGCTCACCAAGAACAAAACTGAATTTAAATGGGGTGTCGAAGAGCAGGCAGCATTCGATCATCTCGTACGAGCCATAGGAAGTGTAGAAAGCTTGTCCCATTTTGATCCAAAGTTGAAAACAAGAGTTGTTGCGGATGCCTCCCCGGTTGGGTTGGGAGCAGTTCTCCTACAATTTTATGAAGGAGAACCGAGAGTTGTTTCTTTCGCTAGTAAAAGCCTCACTGACACCGAACGTCGATATGCTCAGACAGAGAAGGAGGCTCTGGCACTGGTGTGGGCAGTAGAGAGGTTTCAAATCTACCTCATCGGTGTTCGGTTTGAGCTAGAGACTGACCACAAGCCCTTAGAAGCTATATTCTCACCTGATTCATCGCCGTGTCTTCGAATTGAACGTTGGGTTCTGAGACTTCAGTCATTCAACTACGAAGTTGTGTACCGCAAAGGCAAATCGAATATTGCCGATCCATTGTCACGCCTTTCGCAATCATCAGAAGCGGTATCATTTGACCCAGATTCCGAGGTCTACGTTCGTAGTGTCCTAGAACTGGCTGCTATCGACCTGAATGAACTTGAAACAGCATCTTCCAACGACCCAGAGCTAACTCAATTGCGAGAGTGTTTGGATCGTGGGGTGTGGAATCATACATCTGAGGCAATCAAGCCATATCACGCCTTTCGGAACGAGCTTGGAAAAGTAGGAGACCTCGTAGTCAGAGGATCAAGATTAGTGATTCCACGAGACTTGAGGCAACGCATATTGCAATTGGGACATGAGGGTCACCCAGGTCGTACTAAGATGCAGCAGCGTCTGAGGCATACCTGTTGGTGGCCAGGAATGGACGAGGCTATAATTCGCACAGTGGATTCGTGCACAGGTTGCCAGCTGGTAAGCCTGCCAAATCGCCCTGAGCCTATGGAACGGAGGAAGTTGCCGGTTACGCCGTGGACGGATATTGCCATTGATTTTATGGGTCCGTTACCTTCGGGAGACTACTTATTAGTTATCGTGGATTATTTTAGCCGTTATAAAGAAATCGAAGTTCTTCGGAAGATAACGGCAAATGAAACGGCTGAGCGCCTGGAACGCATTTTTGTTCGGCTTGGGTATCCTCAAACTATCACCCTGGATAACGGTCGCCAGTTCGTTAGCGATGAGTTTGATACATATTGTAAGCGTAAAGGTATACACCTTAACAAGACCACCCCGTATTGGCCTCAAGAGAACGGTTTGGTTGAGCGCCAAAACCGGTCACTTATCAAAAGGCTCAAGATCAGCCAGGCTCTGAAGCGCGATTGGAAGCATGATATGCTTACTTACCTATTGATGTACTACTCAACACCTCATAGTACCACCGGAAAGACCCCAAGCGAGCTAATGTACGGGCGAAACATTCGGACAAAAATACCTACCTTGCAAGACGTGAGCACTGCTGTACCGCTTACTGACTATAGAGATCAAGATCAAGTTGCGAAGGAGAAGGGGAAGGAGAGAGAAAATGAACGACGTAGGGCGAAACCGTCGAACATTAAAGTCGGAGATAAGGTGTTTGTAAAGAATGTTCTTCACGGTAATAAGCTGACTCCAACGTTCAATCCTGCCATTATGACAGTGGAGGCTAAGCAGGGCCCTAGAGTAACAGTCCGCAATCAGGAAACAGGAAAAGTTTACGATAGAAATTCTAGCCACCTGAAAAAAGTAGTTCTTCCAGAAGTTCTCGTTTCTAATAGAA GATCCGGGCAGGCTACAACAGAGCCTTCGATTCCGGATAATGTCGAGCAGTCTGATGATTTACCGATTGATGGACCGCAGAAGCCAGAGGAGACAGCTAACGCTGAAGCAGCTGCTGTCATGCAGCAGTCAGGATCCGAAGACGATTCTGCCAATCGTGGTAGATCTCAACGCACTATCAGGTTGCCGAGGCGTTACAATGAATGTTTTATGAAATATTAA